Below is a genomic region from Staphylococcus carnosus.
CAGTTTTTTGATTATCGTCTTTTTTAGTCTTTTCTTCATGCTTAGTATCGTTGTCCGATTTTTCTTGCGAACCGCAACTTGCTAATAAAATAGTAAGTGCTGCTGTAGCAGAAAATAGATGCTTAATTTTCATGATTGCTATTTCTCCCCTTTATATAATTAAGATACACTCTTAATTATATAAAAAAGGGTGGACACATTGTATACTTCTAATTAGTTTTTTTAAAACAATTTAAAAAAAGTCACTCGCACAGTAGCGAATGACTTTTATCGTTTATAAACTCTTATTTTTATTTCTAAATAATCATCACAATCACGTTCTTTTTGTTCTATATGGATACCGCTTTGTTCTATTTTATCTAAGCTGCTTTGAAGTGTTTCGCGTGCGTTTGTTAAGTCTTTAGCAAATTGGAATGGCTTAGCTTTTACTTTTTCAGGACCAACCAGGCTTTTCACCCTTGCTTCTGTTTGTTTAACATTCAGATGCTGATCGATAATCGTTTGAACCATTTCTTCTTGTTGTTCGAAAGTTAAGCTCAGTAATGCTCTAGCGTGGCGTTCTGTTATCTTTCCTTCAGAAAGTTTTTGTTTCACTTTAGGCGCAAGCTTCAATAAACGCAATTTATTTGCAATAAAGCTTTGGCTTTTGCCGACACTTTGTGCCAATTCACTTTGTGTTGTATCTCCAAGCTCTAATAACTTTTGATACGCTTCAGCTTCTTCAACAGCTGATAAATTTTCACGTTGAATATTTTCAATCAATGCTACAACAGCAGTTTCTTCATCTGTCATTTCACGAATGATGACATCTGCATAAGCCATTTGATTAGTACTCAATGCTCGGAAACGACGTTCTCCTGCAATGATTTCAAACATACCTTCTTCAATCGGACGCACGACAATGGGTTGAAGCAGTCCATGTTCTTGAATAGATTCAGCGAGTTCATTAATCTTATTCTGATCAAAAACTTGTCTCGGCTGATATCGATTCGGCACAATGCGCTCAATTTGAATGGATTCAACATTATTATTACGTTCTTCTTCTGTATAGCCTGTGATATCTTCGTCTTTATTTGTTAAACCGAATAGTTTAGAAAAAGGCTTTTTCATTGTCCATTCTCTCCCTCTAAATATACTTATATACTAATATTTATTTCTATTTTAGTAAAGGAGATTTATTAGGCGTACCTGCTTTTCGTGGATACTTTTTCGGTGTTTTACTGCGTTTTTCAATAATAATCATTTGACGTTCTCCTGCATCACCAGGTAATTCAAATGTTTCAACCGCTTCTACTCTTCCACCGAACACACCAATACCAAATCGAGCTTCCTCTAATTCTTCTTCACCTTTAGAAGATTTCATCGCGATAAAGTGGC
It encodes:
- the noc gene encoding nucleoid occlusion protein, with amino-acid sequence MKKPFSKLFGLTNKDEDITGYTEEERNNNVESIQIERIVPNRYQPRQVFDQNKINELAESIQEHGLLQPIVVRPIEEGMFEIIAGERRFRALSTNQMAYADVIIREMTDEETAVVALIENIQRENLSAVEEAEAYQKLLELGDTTQSELAQSVGKSQSFIANKLRLLKLAPKVKQKLSEGKITERHARALLSLTFEQQEEMVQTIIDQHLNVKQTEARVKSLVGPEKVKAKPFQFAKDLTNARETLQSSLDKIEQSGIHIEQKERDCDDYLEIKIRVYKR